The region AGGCTGATCAGCCGGGATATTTTCTCTTTGAGGTTTTCCATATCTTCTTTCATACAGAACATATTTAGTACGGTCTGTCCCTTTATATCAAGATTTTCAGGAGCCTTTTGTTCAGAAATGGTACTCCCATCAAACTGAAGACTCAATACAGTCTTGTTAAAGGGGATCAATGCTTTGAGGCGGATGACTTTTGGTCTGTTTTCATCGATAAGCTGATGAAGATCGGCAACGGTCCCCGTCAGGGGGCCCATGAGTGAGAGGGATTCAATACCGTCTTTGCCTGTATCGATCATTTCCGGGTGGAACAGGAAGAGTCCCGTGGATGCTGCCGGGGATGTTACCGGTATTCCCGGGGTGCCGGGTTTCTTCCAGCATCCGCTGCGGGATTCAGCAAATCCTGTCAATCCCGGGTAGTGCTTCTGCAGCTTCACCCTGGTCTGCTCCAGGACATCCAAACTGTAGATATCCGCTTTGGTTATGAGCACAAGAGGTCTTCCCTCAAACTGACGGGAGTAGGCGGGTAGACGGTCATGGTAGCGGTCGCACTGACGGGCGTCCATGCAGACCAGCACATCTTTGACCCTGATTAAATCGGAAGGAAAATTCTTTTCAATGGTCTGCTTCATTTCCCAGGGTACGGCCAGACCAGTGGCTTCAATATATATCTCATCCGGTTTTTCTTCATTCACAATTTGTAAGAGAGTGTCCAGGAGTTTTGCCTTCAGGCTGCAACAGATGCATCCGCCGGATATCTCCTTTTTTGAGTATCCACCTTTTTCAATGAGCAGGCTGTCTATGTTCACTTCACCAAAATCATTAATGATGACGGCTGTTCTCAGCTGTGGATTCAAATCGTTGAGAAGCTGGTTCAAAACAGTCGTCTTACCACTCCCCAGAAAGCCTCCCAGAATGGTTGTCATGATTGTATTGGAAGTCATATTATGAGTATAATGACAGCATATCTAATCTGTAAAGCTCTGAATAAATCAAAACTGATTGGAAATTGTCATTAATTGTAAGATGGAGATAAAAAAATGATCGGAATAATTGCTGAATTTGATGTAAAAAAAGAAAGTATTGATGCTTTCCTGGCAGAAGTAAAGCCTCTTGTGGCTGCATCCAACGCTGAAGAGGGATGTATTGCATATGGACTTCATAAGGCTCAGGGATCAGAAAACCTTTACACCATGATTGAAGAGTGGAAAGATCAGCCTGCCATAGATGAACACAACCGCAGCCCTCATCTGACAGAAATCGGACCGAAACTGAAGATTCTGTTAAATCAGAATATCAAGGTGACTTTGTACGATAAGGTTTTATAGTTTTATCGCCCTGACGGGCGTGTTGGCTCCAGGGATTTTTCTATTTTCCTGATGTTTTTAATCGATAAATCTTGACTGAATAATTTATAAGTACTATAATAATTGTAATATTTTTAATGAAGAGGAATACATATGAAAAAAGCAATTTTTTTACCAGTACTGGCTATAGCGTTGATTTTTATGGGTTGCGGAAAACCCGCAGCACCAGAAGCGGCTGTAGCACCTGCAGCGGCACCTGCGGCTGAAGTAAAGGCCGTTTCTGACGGAAGTGAAGACCTTATTATCGACTATCAAACAAATCTGGT is a window of Oceanispirochaeta sp. DNA encoding:
- a CDS encoding GTP-binding protein, whose product is MTSNTIMTTILGGFLGSGKTTVLNQLLNDLNPQLRTAVIINDFGEVNIDSLLIEKGGYSKKEISGGCICCSLKAKLLDTLLQIVNEEKPDEIYIEATGLAVPWEMKQTIEKNFPSDLIRVKDVLVCMDARQCDRYHDRLPAYSRQFEGRPLVLITKADIYSLDVLEQTRVKLQKHYPGLTGFAESRSGCWKKPGTPGIPVTSPAASTGLFLFHPEMIDTGKDGIESLSLMGPLTGTVADLHQLIDENRPKVIRLKALIPFNKTVLSLQFDGSTISEQKAPENLDIKGQTVLNMFCMKEDMENLKEKISRLISLD
- a CDS encoding putative quinol monooxygenase, whose amino-acid sequence is MIGIIAEFDVKKESIDAFLAEVKPLVAASNAEEGCIAYGLHKAQGSENLYTMIEEWKDQPAIDEHNRSPHLTEIGPKLKILLNQNIKVTLYDKVL